Proteins encoded in a region of the Rhodothermales bacterium genome:
- a CDS encoding helix-turn-helix transcriptional regulator has product MICTTDEYRHALEALKDRAADADRQRQILVHEGLPADQVERALQPTLSFTAGLREDVEAFERMRRGDLGPLHTLTGVGQWLVGARIARGLSRQELADLLGSSEREVERDEQNDYRGISVERAQRILDVLGVRFRAEATCPPADPSTIP; this is encoded by the coding sequence GACCGACGAGTATCGACACGCCCTCGAAGCCCTGAAGGACCGCGCTGCGGACGCCGACCGGCAGCGGCAGATCCTCGTGCACGAGGGGCTCCCCGCGGACCAGGTGGAACGGGCGCTCCAACCCACCCTCTCCTTCACGGCGGGACTGAGGGAGGACGTAGAAGCATTCGAGCGGATGCGTCGAGGCGATCTTGGTCCTCTCCACACCCTCACCGGCGTAGGCCAGTGGCTCGTCGGCGCACGTATTGCGCGGGGGCTGTCGAGGCAGGAGCTGGCCGACCTCCTCGGCTCGTCTGAGCGAGAGGTCGAACGGGACGAGCAGAACGATTACCGCGGGATCTCCGTGGAGCGGGCACAGCGCATCCTCGATGTACTCGGCGTCCGTTTCCGCGCCGAGGCTACGTGCCCTCCCGCCGATCCTTCGACGATACCATGA